The following proteins come from a genomic window of Patescibacteria group bacterium:
- a CDS encoding ComEA family DNA-binding protein: MTDKETEFTDPEAEERIINTSKIYEFIAFYKIPLVFALLAVFLLVGAVLLWQSNKESARVIFTRENEANLGASVSAQIKVDVEGAIVSPGVYELVSGSRIQDLLIRAGGLSGEADREWISQNLNLAAKLIDGGKVYVPKMGERKTGEAILGYEDIANKININNASSSDLDKLSGVGPVTAQKIIDGRPYQAIEDLLSRKIINKSTFEKIKDKISVY; this comes from the coding sequence ATGACCGACAAAGAGACAGAATTTACTGATCCCGAAGCGGAAGAGAGAATTATTAACACCAGTAAAATTTATGAGTTTATTGCCTTTTATAAAATCCCACTTGTTTTCGCTTTGCTGGCAGTTTTTCTTTTAGTCGGAGCGGTTCTTCTTTGGCAATCAAATAAGGAAAGTGCCAGGGTTATTTTTACTCGGGAAAATGAAGCTAATCTAGGGGCATCCGTTAGCGCCCAAATTAAAGTTGACGTTGAAGGCGCCATTGTCAGCCCCGGCGTTTATGAACTTGTCTCTGGCAGTCGTATTCAGGATCTGCTAATTAGGGCCGGTGGTTTAAGTGGTGAGGCGGACAGAGAGTGGATTAGTCAGAATTTAAACCTAGCGGCCAAGCTTATTGACGGAGGTAAAGTTTATGTTCCCAAGATGGGGGAGAGGAAGACGGGAGAAGCGATATTAGGATATGAAGATATAGCGAATAAAATCAATATCAATAACGCCAGTTCAAGCGACTTGGATAAACTTTCCGGGGTTGGTCCGGTTACGGCGCAAAAAATTATTGACGGCCGACCCTACCAGGCGATTGAAGACCTGTTAAGCAGAAAAATTATTAACAAGTCAACTTTTGAAAAAATCAAAGACAAAATCAGCGTCTATTAA
- a CDS encoding ComEC/Rec2 family competence protein yields MKNILIPIFLVSIFFSCQNFWPVFGETRSKYRLTNTKTTNIFSQKTNKLLPEPQAALLNGILWGTKETMPRDFYEALRRTGTLHVIALSGMNITILVALIGKLTLFLGRKKSIFITLLSIFVFIGFVGPSASVVRAGIMGSLTLIAVYFGRRDWSLLSLVLAAGIMLIFFANWLTDVGFQLSFLATLGIILFASKPESQKTRGVGQEILKKTKDNLQTTLAAQVFTLPVMLITFKQLSLIAPVTNVLVLWIVQPIMVLGFILSLLSLVFWPLAYPLAWIIWLPLTYFIEVVELTARIPFAAINF; encoded by the coding sequence TTGAAAAACATACTCATTCCCATTTTTCTTGTCTCTATTTTCTTTTCTTGTCAAAATTTTTGGCCTGTTTTTGGTGAAACTCGATCAAAATATAGATTAACTAATACAAAAACGACGAATATTTTCAGCCAGAAGACCAATAAGCTTTTACCGGAGCCCCAGGCCGCTCTTTTAAACGGAATTTTGTGGGGGACGAAAGAGACGATGCCTCGTGATTTTTACGAGGCGCTCCGTCGAACCGGAACCCTGCATGTCATTGCTCTCTCGGGGATGAATATCACGATTTTAGTTGCCCTGATAGGCAAATTAACTCTTTTTTTGGGCCGGAAAAAATCCATTTTCATTACTCTTTTAAGTATTTTTGTCTTTATTGGCTTCGTCGGCCCTTCGGCTTCGGTTGTTCGGGCCGGTATCATGGGTTCTTTGACGCTTATTGCCGTTTATTTTGGCAGACGGGACTGGAGTTTGCTAAGTTTGGTTTTGGCCGCCGGAATCATGTTAATTTTTTTTGCAAACTGGCTGACCGATGTCGGTTTCCAACTTTCCTTTTTGGCGACATTGGGCATTATTCTTTTTGCTTCGAAACCGGAAAGCCAAAAGACAAGGGGAGTAGGGCAAGAAATTTTGAAAAAGACGAAGGATAATTTACAAACGACTCTGGCTGCTCAAGTTTTTACTTTGCCGGTAATGTTAATTACTTTTAAGCAGCTTTCGCTGATTGCGCCGGTCACGAATGTCTTGGTTTTATGGATTGTCCAGCCGATTATGGTTTTGGGCTTTATCTTAAGTCTTCTGTCTTTAGTTTTTTGGCCTTTAGCTTATCCTTTGGCCTGGATTATTTGGTTGCCTTTGACTTATTTTATCGAAGTCGTTGAGTTGACAGCCAGAATACCCTTTGCGGCCATAAATTTTTAG
- a CDS encoding MBL fold metallo-hydrolase, with the protein MKISLKYLLGGALIGFVLLLAAFSSWPDGKLHLVFCDVGQGDAIYVRTPNGEDILVDGGPNEKVLGCLGKHMPFYDRKIELVFLSHPQADHLNGLNSVLERYNVDYFISSGTEGKGEEYKKLMDLIKNNKIPLKKEAAGEKILLDNLSFLVLWPSTQVLGAQTSQTDLNELSLVLELTYNQFNALLTGDAGQDVQQEIRNQESGISDIKVIKVPHHGSKTSLLSSFLEQIKPKLAIISVGKNSYGHPTKETLGILRDKDIRILRTDEDGEIEIVSDGEKWWRKN; encoded by the coding sequence ATGAAAATTTCCCTTAAATATTTACTTGGGGGAGCATTAATAGGCTTTGTTTTGCTTCTGGCGGCTTTTTCTTCTTGGCCGGACGGCAAGCTCCATTTGGTTTTTTGCGATGTCGGCCAGGGAGACGCGATTTATGTAAGAACCCCAAACGGAGAGGATATTTTGGTTGACGGCGGGCCGAATGAAAAGGTGCTCGGTTGCCTGGGCAAACATATGCCCTTTTACGATCGGAAGATCGAGCTGGTCTTTTTGTCTCATCCCCAGGCCGACCATTTAAACGGTCTAAATTCTGTATTAGAAAGATATAATGTAGATTACTTTATTAGTAGCGGGACGGAAGGAAAAGGAGAAGAATATAAAAAATTAATGGATTTAATCAAAAACAATAAAATTCCTCTGAAAAAAGAAGCCGCGGGTGAAAAAATTCTTTTGGATAATTTAAGTTTTTTGGTGCTTTGGCCCTCAACTCAAGTTCTGGGCGCCCAAACGAGTCAAACCGACTTAAACGAGCTGTCTTTGGTTTTGGAACTTACCTATAACCAATTTAACGCTTTATTAACCGGAGATGCGGGCCAAGACGTGCAACAAGAAATAAGAAATCAGGAATCAGGAATTAGTGATATAAAAGTCATAAAAGTACCGCATCATGGGAGTAAAACCAGTCTCTTGTCTTCATTTCTTGAGCAAATCAAACCAAAGCTGGCGATTATTTCCGTAGGTAAAAATTCTTACGGCCATCCGACTAAGGAGACTCTAGGGATATTACGAGACAAGGATATTAGGATCTTGCGAACGGACGAAGACGGAGAAATAGAGATTGTCTCGGATGGGGAAAAATGGTGGAGAAAAAACTAG
- a CDS encoding four helix bundle suffix domain-containing protein, translated as MTNMTHKTNRGGYESLVVYWLATTIHDLTVIFCQNYIDKKSRTFDQMVQAARSGKQNIVEGSLEKSVEGNLKLTGIARASFGELLEDFKDFLRQRNLLLWDKDNPQNLEIRRTKDLPNKSYTSYLSYMTYTRNPEGLANLLITLCYKQSFLLDRLLKAIEEKFIREGGFRENLFKKRHDFKRTL; from the coding sequence ATGACTAATATGACCCATAAGACCAATAGGGGCGGATACGAAAGTTTGGTTGTTTATTGGTTGGCCACAACTATCCACGACTTAACGGTTATTTTCTGCCAAAACTATATTGATAAAAAATCAAGAACCTTTGACCAAATGGTTCAAGCGGCCAGATCGGGCAAGCAAAATATCGTCGAGGGATCTTTGGAGAAAAGCGTTGAAGGAAATCTCAAGCTAACCGGAATAGCCCGAGCCAGCTTTGGAGAACTTTTGGAAGATTTTAAAGACTTCCTTCGTCAGAGAAATCTTCTCCTTTGGGACAAAGACAATCCGCAAAATTTAGAAATCCGTCGAACGAAAGATTTACCAAATAAGTCTTATACGTCTTATTTGTCTTATATGACCTATACGCGTAATCCCGAAGGATTGGCTAATCTTCTTATTACTCTTTGCTATAAACAAAGTTTTCTTCTTGATCGTCTTCTAAAAGCCATCGAGGAAAAATTTATTAGAGAGGGTGGTTTCCGGGAAAATCTTTTTAAAAAGCGCCACGATTTTAAAAGAACTCTCTAG
- the argS gene encoding arginine--tRNA ligase, giving the protein MIRDQIIADLKETLEKIGVMGFEPTLEHPVQMEHGDYSTNIAMVAFGVKTGLLDKRETAIHSPFDLAQLIVNEYKKIKRDYLEEIEPVKPGFINLWLKTDYLSTELAEVLKAKESYGSAKIGQGKTVIIDYSSPNIAKPFGIGHLRSTVIGQALYNLYRFLGWKTIGDNHLGDWGTQFGKLIVAIKKWHQGETQGLQIEDLEKLYVRFHEEAEKDPTLEEEARTWFKKLEDKDKEAQKIWQDCIALSLREFNRLYQLLDVKIDFAYGESFYQDKMEAVINEAKKQKLAVLSDGALIIDLTNLKMPPFMLLKSDGGTTYQTRDLACIAFRKENWHPDLYLYEVGADQTLHFRQLFSVASKLGLGKPEQFVHIGHGLIRLPSGKMSTRQGKTVHLEEVLDEAVSRSEKIIDQGETGRGLTPEEKKEVSLAVGIGAIKYFDLGHHFSTDILFDWEKMFQLEGNSGPYLQYTYARCMSVLKKAAIGHEFFQKAPRAPEEIAILRTLYKFPEIVILAAQTYSPNLLCNFLFDLAQKYNLFYNKLSILKAENPKLRAQRLVLTAATSQIIKNGLNLLGIKALEKM; this is encoded by the coding sequence ATGATCCGTGATCAAATAATTGCCGATTTAAAAGAAACCCTGGAGAAAATTGGCGTTATGGGTTTTGAGCCAACCTTGGAACATCCGGTCCAAATGGAACATGGAGACTACTCTACAAACATAGCGATGGTGGCCTTTGGAGTAAAGACGGGTCTTTTAGATAAACGCGAGACCGCAATTCATAGTCCCTTCGACCTCGCTCAACTTATTGTTAATGAATATAAGAAGATTAAGCGAGATTATCTTGAGGAGATTGAACCAGTTAAACCGGGTTTTATTAATCTGTGGCTTAAAACTGACTATCTTAGCACTGAGCTTGCCGAAGTGCTAAAGGCAAAAGAGAGCTACGGTTCCGCAAAAATTGGTCAGGGGAAAACCGTTATTATTGACTATTCTTCTCCGAATATCGCCAAGCCGTTCGGCATCGGCCATTTGCGCTCCACCGTTATCGGTCAAGCCCTTTACAATCTTTATCGGTTTTTAGGTTGGAAAACGATCGGCGATAACCATTTAGGCGATTGGGGGACTCAATTTGGAAAATTGATCGTGGCGATTAAAAAATGGCACCAAGGAGAAACGCAGGGTTTGCAGATAGAAGATTTAGAAAAATTATACGTGCGGTTTCATGAGGAAGCGGAAAAAGATCCGACCCTGGAGGAAGAGGCGAGAACCTGGTTTAAAAAACTTGAAGACAAAGACAAGGAAGCCCAAAAAATCTGGCAGGATTGTATTGCGCTTTCCTTGCGGGAATTTAATCGTCTTTATCAGCTTTTAGACGTCAAGATTGATTTTGCTTATGGTGAAAGTTTCTACCAAGACAAGATGGAGGCAGTCATTAACGAAGCCAAGAAACAAAAACTGGCAGTTTTAAGCGATGGCGCCTTAATTATTGACTTGACTAACTTGAAGATGCCGCCTTTTATGCTTCTTAAATCAGATGGCGGGACGACCTACCAAACCCGGGACCTGGCCTGCATCGCCTTTAGAAAAGAAAATTGGCACCCGGATTTATATCTTTATGAAGTTGGGGCAGATCAGACGCTTCATTTCCGCCAGCTCTTTAGCGTGGCTTCAAAACTTGGTTTAGGAAAGCCGGAGCAGTTTGTTCATATAGGACATGGTTTGATACGTTTGCCTAGTGGAAAAATGAGTACCCGGCAGGGGAAAACCGTGCATTTGGAAGAAGTCCTAGACGAAGCCGTTTCCCGATCAGAAAAAATTATTGACCAGGGAGAAACAGGTCGGGGTTTAACGCCGGAGGAGAAAAAAGAGGTCAGCTTGGCGGTGGGAATCGGCGCCATTAAATATTTTGATCTTGGCCATCATTTCTCGACCGATATTCTTTTTGACTGGGAGAAAATGTTTCAGCTGGAGGGCAATTCCGGACCGTATCTACAATATACCTATGCCAGATGTATGAGTGTTTTGAAAAAAGCGGCCATCGGCCATGAATTTTTTCAAAAGGCTCCCCGCGCGCCAGAGGAAATTGCCATTTTGCGGACTCTTTATAAGTTTCCAGAAATCGTTATTTTGGCGGCGCAGACCTATTCGCCCAATCTCCTTTGCAATTTCCTTTTTGATCTGGCGCAAAAATATAATTTGTTTTATAATAAGCTTTCCATTCTCAAGGCAGAGAACCCCAAGCTTAGGGCGCAAAGGCTGGTCTTAACCGCGGCCACAAGTCAGATCATCAAAAACGGGCTGAATTTACTGGGGATAAAAGCCTTAGAGAAAATGTAA
- a CDS encoding insulinase family protein: protein MEYKKILLPNGLRLITVPMEHVQSVTVMILVGAGSRYEKRPISGLSHFLEHMAFKGTEKRPSAFAISSEIEGIGGEFNAFTSKDQTAFYVKAASPNLPVLIDVLSDMLLNSQFDKEEIDREKGVIIEEINLYEDTPSRKIGEIFEELLYGDTPLGWDIAGRKETIAQIQRADFMEYINGLYAPENTVVVIAGGISRQEPKIKDLVVKSLGGWQNKKTWTFLPALDKQDKAQAKIVYKKTEQAHLVLGVRGYNLFHADRYALGILATILGGGMSSRLFIQVRERRGLAYYVHSVAEHYADVGHLVTLAGVDLEKIEEAIRVILEEYRKVSKAKDISQKELIKAKEFLKGRLILELEDSRFTASIFGSGEILENRVKTPEEMMEKIDRVKKEDIQRVADDVFREAKLNLAVIGPFKDGQKFKNLLKL, encoded by the coding sequence ATGGAATATAAAAAAATATTATTACCTAACGGTCTCCGCTTGATTACCGTTCCGATGGAGCATGTCCAGTCGGTGACGGTCATGATCTTAGTCGGTGCCGGCAGCCGTTATGAGAAAAGGCCGATTTCCGGCCTGTCACATTTTTTGGAACACATGGCTTTTAAGGGAACGGAAAAAAGACCTTCGGCTTTTGCCATTTCTTCCGAAATCGAAGGGATTGGCGGTGAATTTAACGCCTTTACCTCTAAAGACCAAACCGCTTTTTACGTTAAAGCGGCCAGCCCAAACTTACCCGTCTTAATTGATGTTTTATCGGACATGCTTCTTAATTCTCAATTTGACAAAGAAGAGATTGATCGCGAAAAAGGCGTCATTATTGAAGAGATTAATCTTTATGAGGACACGCCATCAAGAAAGATCGGCGAGATTTTTGAAGAACTTTTATATGGCGATACGCCTTTGGGTTGGGATATTGCCGGTCGTAAAGAAACGATTGCCCAAATTCAAAGAGCCGATTTTATGGAATACATTAACGGTTTATACGCGCCGGAGAACACAGTAGTGGTTATCGCGGGCGGGATCAGCCGGCAAGAGCCAAAAATTAAGGATTTAGTCGTTAAGAGTCTTGGGGGCTGGCAGAACAAAAAAACCTGGACTTTTCTGCCTGCCTTAGACAAGCAAGATAAAGCCCAAGCCAAAATCGTTTATAAAAAAACCGAACAGGCTCATTTGGTTTTAGGCGTTCGGGGTTACAATCTTTTTCATGCCGATCGTTATGCTTTGGGAATTTTGGCCACGATTTTAGGCGGGGGCATGAGTTCGCGGCTTTTTATTCAGGTTCGCGAAAGACGGGGTTTGGCCTATTATGTTCATTCCGTGGCCGAACATTACGCTGATGTGGGGCATCTGGTGACTTTAGCCGGAGTTGATTTGGAGAAAATTGAAGAAGCGATCAGGGTTATTCTAGAAGAATATCGAAAAGTATCAAAAGCAAAAGATATATCTCAAAAAGAGCTTATTAAAGCCAAGGAATTCTTAAAAGGCCGTTTGATTTTGGAACTGGAGGATAGCCGTTTTACGGCTTCAATCTTCGGTTCGGGCGAGATTTTGGAAAATCGTGTGAAAACGCCGGAGGAAATGATGGAAAAGATCGATCGGGTTAAAAAAGAAGATATCCAAAGGGTGGCCGATGATGTTTTCAGAGAGGCAAAGCTTAATTTGGCGGTGATCGGTCCTTTTAAGGATGGACAAAAATTTAAGAATTTGCTAAAGTTGTAA
- the ndk gene encoding nucleoside-diphosphate kinase, whose translation MEKTVILVKPDGVQRGLIGQIMARFEKAGFKMIAAKLVWLNDELLNQWYAHHLDKPFFPALAAFMNETPVMAMVWQGEDVVSQVRRMSGATDPAKAEKGTIRADLGTEIQRNVVHISDSPESAAKEIKLMFSPEEILEY comes from the coding sequence ATGGAAAAAACCGTTATTTTAGTTAAACCGGATGGTGTGCAAAGAGGCTTAATCGGCCAAATTATGGCCCGTTTTGAAAAGGCCGGTTTTAAGATGATTGCCGCCAAATTAGTTTGGCTGAACGATGAACTCCTGAATCAATGGTACGCGCATCATCTGGACAAACCTTTTTTTCCGGCCCTCGCGGCTTTTATGAATGAAACGCCGGTTATGGCTATGGTTTGGCAGGGTGAAGACGTTGTTAGTCAAGTTAGGAGAATGAGCGGGGCGACTGATCCGGCGAAAGCCGAAAAGGGAACGATTCGTGCCGACTTAGGCACTGAAATTCAAAGAAATGTCGTCCATATCTCTGATAGCCCGGAATCGGCAGCCAAAGAAATAAAGCTAATGTTCTCTCCGGAAGAAATCCTTGAGTATTGA
- a CDS encoding Maf family protein yields MKIILASASTGRKMLLEKLGPSFTVIPAHIDEEKYQDPDPLQLVQKIAKAKTMAVVKILRDKEIKKLKLIIAADSMVYFRGKTFGKPKSKSEAKKILQLLAGQTHEFITGVYIFNTKSKKVYQKAVKTTVIFRQFTQKWINEYVQTAAVTTHAGAYSIGDAMMKGKFKLIGSETNVVGLPLEVLLPILRKEKILFKGSILKDFFRREH; encoded by the coding sequence ATGAAAATCATCCTGGCTTCAGCTTCGACGGGAAGAAAAATGCTCCTGGAAAAACTGGGACCTTCTTTTACGGTTATTCCGGCTCACATCGACGAAGAAAAATATCAAGACCCAGATCCGCTCCAATTAGTGCAAAAAATTGCCAAAGCCAAGACCATGGCCGTGGTCAAGATATTAAGAGATAAGGAGATTAAGAAACTAAAGTTGATCATTGCGGCGGACTCCATGGTTTATTTCCGGGGCAAAACCTTTGGCAAACCAAAATCAAAAAGCGAAGCCAAGAAAATTTTACAGCTTCTTGCCGGACAAACTCATGAATTTATTACCGGAGTCTATATTTTTAATACAAAATCAAAAAAAGTGTATCAAAAAGCCGTTAAAACAACCGTAATTTTCCGTCAGTTTACCCAAAAATGGATTAACGAGTATGTCCAAACGGCCGCGGTGACGACCCACGCTGGAGCTTATTCGATCGGTGATGCGATGATGAAAGGAAAATTTAAGCTTATCGGTTCAGAAACAAATGTCGTTGGTCTACCCTTAGAGGTTTTATTACCGATCTTGAGGAAAGAAAAAATCCTCTTTAAAGGTTCAATACTCAAGGATTTCTTCCGGAGAGAACATTAG
- a CDS encoding PEGA domain-containing protein, with product MKRAITTIFLILALIATTLAVIAFGRGYRFNPGQKNLSSTGLLVVSSDPTGAQVWLDGNLKTATNNTLALSPGWYQVKITKEGFLSWEKKLRVQGEVVTETQTMLFPSTPSLSPLTTSGVIAPVLSPDGTKIVYAIPLKTGSTNEISVKAGLWVFNLNSQPLGFSRDPLLLAKSSSGLDFAQGTFAWSPDSKQILVSIGANRYLLEGEKTSTAVPLSWDGWKNLLKDWALLEKEKETEKMILLPPEMAKIATESAKIFAFSPDETKLLYQATASATLAQFLTPAPIATNSTPEVRILKPGATYIYDLKEDKNFEIQKDGALLSWFPSSRHLIAVESDKISLMEYDGTNKSTVYNGPFEKFVGPSPSGSKLLVLTSYNRPTGPQFSGMANLYSINLR from the coding sequence ATGAAAAGAGCCATAACAACAATTTTCTTAATTTTGGCCCTGATCGCCACGACCTTGGCCGTGATTGCTTTTGGCCGCGGTTACCGTTTTAATCCTGGCCAAAAAAACCTTTCCTCAACCGGCCTTTTGGTCGTCAGTTCCGATCCGACCGGCGCCCAGGTTTGGCTTGATGGTAATCTTAAAACGGCCACCAATAACACTCTGGCTCTTTCTCCCGGCTGGTATCAGGTAAAAATCACGAAAGAGGGGTTTTTGTCCTGGGAGAAAAAATTGCGCGTTCAGGGTGAAGTTGTAACCGAAACGCAAACCATGCTTTTCCCAAGCACCCCTTCCCTTTCACCCTTAACAACCAGCGGCGTGATTGCGCCGGTTCTTTCTCCGGACGGCACGAAAATCGTCTACGCCATACCTCTTAAAACCGGTTCAACCAACGAAATTTCAGTGAAGGCGGGACTTTGGGTGTTTAATTTAAATTCACAGCCCTTGGGTTTTTCGCGTGATCCCCTGCTTTTAGCCAAATCAAGCTCCGGCTTGGATTTTGCTCAGGGAACATTTGCCTGGTCACCGGATTCCAAACAAATCCTAGTCTCCATCGGTGCGAACCGTTATCTTTTAGAGGGTGAAAAAACGAGCACGGCCGTGCCTCTAAGCTGGGATGGCTGGAAAAACCTTTTAAAAGATTGGGCTCTTTTGGAAAAAGAAAAAGAAACCGAGAAAATGATTCTTTTACCTCCGGAGATGGCCAAAATAGCCACCGAAAGCGCGAAGATTTTCGCTTTTTCGCCTGACGAAACGAAACTTCTCTATCAAGCCACGGCTTCGGCGACTCTAGCCCAATTTTTAACACCAGCCCCAATCGCGACTAACTCTACGCCGGAAGTCAGAATTCTTAAACCGGGAGCAACCTATATCTACGACCTGAAAGAAGATAAAAATTTTGAAATCCAAAAAGACGGAGCTTTATTGTCGTGGTTCCCCAGCTCGAGACACTTAATTGCCGTCGAGTCGGATAAGATTTCGCTTATGGAATATGACGGAACGAATAAATCAACGGTCTACAACGGCCCTTTTGAAAAATTTGTCGGTCCTTCGCCTTCGGGCAGCAAACTCTTGGTTTTAACCTCATACAACCGACCGACAGGCCCGCAATTTAGCGGCATGGCTAATCTTTACTCCATTAATTTACGCTGA